In one window of Aphidius gifuensis isolate YNYX2018 linkage group LG4, ASM1490517v1, whole genome shotgun sequence DNA:
- the LOC122855733 gene encoding uncharacterized protein LOC122855733 isoform X1, which yields MEKFREKRKPESENLFSKKYKVSSEISTPSFNAKDNETYKHTTIDCINDDCLAEIFMYVPVWERPRIALVCQKWNRVLDYSWGNVKKLELTHWEYNEDANCLKKYPTPDGKLSFLKSLLNKCGRYLRQLDLTAYGHSDIVRVINKYCPNLVKLRLRFTSDNDEIVVYDAFSRLSKLKVLAVIFQYHEKHQSKLHYLITALLPLANTLTDLTLFNWKADDVSCSTNSTPNIPCLFPGITIWMLRRLKALKRFEFTGIEMFPQLEEYLRDSHTLECFYYDCFLP from the exons atggaaaaatttagAGAAAAACGTAAACCAGAGTCGGAAAAccttttttctaaaaaatataaggtGTCAAGTGAAATTTCAACACCTTCTTTTAACGCAAAGGATAATGAG acatACAAACATACAACAATTGATtgtattaatgatgattgtctggctgaaatattcatgtatgtGCCAGTATGGGAAAGACCTAGAATTGCATTGG tatgtCAAAAATGGAATCGAGTCCTTGATTATTCTTGGGGTAATGTCAAAAAGCTTGAACTGACTCACTGGGAATATAATGAGGATGCAAATTGTTTGAAGAAATATCCAACACCCGATGGAAAATTGAGCTTTTTAAAATCACTACTTAATAAATGTGGTCGTTATTTAAGACAATTAGACTTGACAGCTTATGGTCATAGTGACATAGTGcgagttattaataaatattgtccaaACCTCGTGAAACTTCGTTTGAGATTCACCTCTGATAACGATGAAATTGTAGTATATGATGCATTTTCCCGTCTATCTAAGCTTAAAGTATTAGCAgttatatttcaatatcatGAAAAACACCAGTCTAAGCTTCATTATTTAATCACTGCATTGTTACCCCTTGCTAATACATTGACTGATCTTACTCTGTTCAATTGGAAAGCTGATGACGTATCCTGCAGTACAAATAGTACACCTAATATACCCTGTCTATTTCCCGGGATCACCATTTGG ATGCTTCGTCGACTAAAGGCCCTGAAAAGATTTGAATTTACTGGTATAGAAATGTTCCCACAGTTAGAAGAATATCTGAGAGATAGTCACACACTAGAATGTTTTTACTATGATTGTTTCCTTCCTTAG
- the LOC122855731 gene encoding cleavage and polyadenylation specificity factor 73: MTSKRGPKMDNVPAEESDLLSIKPLGAGQEVGRSCIMLEFKGKQIMLDCGIHPGLSGMDALPYVDLIEPDEIDLLLISHFHLDHCGALPWFLQKTSFKGRCFMTHATKAIYRWLLSDYIKVSNIATEQMLYTEADLEASMDKIETINFHEEKDVFGIKFWAYNAGHVLGAAMFMIEIAGVKILYTGDFSRQEDRHLMAAEIPNVHPDVLITESTYGTHIHEKREDREGRFTNLVHEIVNRGGRCLIPVFALGRAQELLLILDEYWSLHPELHEIPIYYASSLAKKCMAVYQTYVNAMNDKIRRQIAINNPFVFKHISNLKGIDHFDDIGPCVVMASPGMMQSGLSRELFESWCTDTKNGVIIAGYCVEGTLAKTVLSEPEDIATMSGQRLPLKMSVDYISFSAHTDYQQTSEFIRMLKPPHVVLVHGEANEMGRLKAALQREYEDDPSTTMEIHNPRNTVAVELYFRGEKTAKVMGTLAIDTPKPGQVISGVIVKRNFNYHMLAPSDLSKYTDMGIAQVVQRQSICFNSSWSVLKHLLQQISGTLDIIDDKKIRVFKNVDVTIDGKIVTLEWIATPVNDMYADSIVVALLQCEMLETPPKILPAPTKMDRMHFKECLIEMLQEMFGEDSVPKIFKGEKLYVTVDDKKAHIDLTSLEVSCPEDDTFQQIVRTAVTKLHQSLAPTSDSI; encoded by the coding sequence atgACATCAAAACGTGGACCAAAAATGGACAATGTACCAGCAGAGGAGagtgatttattatcaataaaaccaTTGGGTGCTGGTCAGGAAGTTGGAAGATCTTGTATAATGCTTGAATTTAAAGGAAAACAAATAATGCTTGATTGTGGTATTCATCCAGGTTTATCAGGTATGGATGCATTGCCATACGTTGATTTAATTGAACCAgatgaaattgatttattattaatatcacattTTCATTTGGATCATTGTGGTGCATTACCATGgtttttacaaaaaacaagttttaaaGGACGTTGTTTTATGACACATGCTACAAAAGCAATTTATCGTTGGCTTTTATCTGATTATATTAAAGTTAGTAATATTGCAACTGAACAAATGTTATATACTGAAGCTGATCTTGAAGCAAGTATggataaaattgaaacaataaattttcatgaagaaaaagatgtatttggtataaaattttgggcTTATAATGCTGGTCATGTACTTGGTGCAGCAATGTTTATGATTGAAATTGCTggtgttaaaatattatatactggTGATTTTAGTAGACAAGAAGATCGTCATTTAATGGCTGCTGAAATACCAAATGTACATCCAGATGTATTGATAACAGAATCAACATATGGTACACATATACATGAAAAACGTGAAGATAGAGAAGGTAGATTTACAAATTTAGTACATGAAATTGTAAATCGTGGTGGTAGATGTCTTATACCAGTATTTGCCCTAGGTAGAGCACAAGAATTACTATTAATACTTGATGAATACTGGTCATTACATCCAGAATTACATGAAATACCAATATATTATGCATCATCACTTGCTAAAAAATGTATGGCTGTTTATCAAACATATGTTAATGCAATGAATGATAAAATACGTCGTCAAATTGCAATTAATAATCCATTTGTATTTAAacatatatcaaatttaaaaggtATTGATCATTTTGATGATATTGGTCCTTGTGTTGTTATGGCATCACCAGGTATGATGCAAAGTGGTTTATCAAGAGAATTATTTGAATCATGGTGTACTGATACTAAAAATGGTGTTATTATTGCTGGTTATTGTGTTGAGGGTACACTTGCTAAAACAGTTTTATCTGAACCAGAAGATATTGCAACAATGAGTGGACAAAGATTACCATTAAAAATGTCTGTTgattatatatcattttcagCACATACAGATTATCAACAAACATCGGAATTTATAAGAATGTTAAAACCACCACATGTTGTGCTGGTACATGGTGAAGCTAATGAAATGGGAAGATTAAAAGCAGCATTACAACGTGAATATGAAGATGATCCATCAACAACAATGGAAATACATAATCCAAGAAATACTGTTGctgttgaattatattttcgtGGTGAAAAAACAGCTAAAGTTATGGGTACACTTGCTATTGATACACCAAAACCAGGACAAGTTATATCTGGTGTTAttgttaaaagaaattttaattatcatatgtTAGCACCAtctgatttatcaaaatatactgATATGGGTATTGCACAAGTTGTACAACGACAAAGTATAtgttttaattcatcatgGTCTGTACTTAAACatttattacaacaaatatCTGGTAcacttgatattattgatgataaaaaaataagagtatttaaaaatgttgatgtTACTATTGATGGTAAAATTGTTACACTTGAATGGATTGCAACACCAGTTAATGATATGTATGCTGATTCAATTGTTGTTGCATTATTACAATGTGAAATGTTAGAAACACCACCAAAAATATTACCAGCACCAACTAAAATGGATCGTATGCATTTTAAAGAATGTCTTATTGAAATGTTACAAGAAATGTTTGGTGAAGATTCAGtaccaaaaatatttaaaggtgaaaaattatatgtcaCTGTTGATGACAAAAAAGCACATATTGATTTAACAAGTCTTGAGGTATCATGTCCAGAAGATGATACGTTCCAACAAATTGTCAGAACTGCTGTAACAAAATTACATCAATCACTTGCACCAACTAgtgattcaatttaa
- the LOC122855733 gene encoding uncharacterized protein LOC122855733 isoform X2, translating to MEEVSKQILLKKYKVSSEISTSSFDENNNEIYDENHDHSIIDSVNDDCLAEIFMYVPVFERPKIALVCQKWNRVLDYSWGNVKKLELTHWEYNEDANCLKKYPTPDGKLSFLKSLLNKCGRYLRQLDLTAYGHSDIVRVINKYCPNLVKLRLRFTSDNDEIVVYDAFSRLSKLKVLAVIFQYHEKHQSKLHYLITALLPLANTLTDLTLFNWKADDVSCSTNSTPNIPCLFPGITIWMLRRLKALKRFEFTGIEMFPQLEEYLRDSHTLECFYYDCFLP from the exons ATGGAAGAGGTCAGcaaacaaattttgttaaaaaaatataaggtgTCGAGTGAAATTTCAACATCTTCCTTtgacgaaaataataatgag atatacgATGAGAATCATGATCATTCAATAATTGACagtgttaatgatgattgtcttgctgaaatattcatgtatgtGCCAGTATTTGAAAGACCTAAAATTGCATTGG tatgtCAAAAATGGAATCGAGTCCTTGATTATTCTTGGGGTAATGTCAAAAAGCTTGAACTGACTCACTGGGAATATAATGAGGATGCAAATTGTTTGAAGAAATATCCAACACCCGATGGAAAATTGAGCTTTTTAAAATCACTACTTAATAAATGTGGTCGTTATTTAAGACAATTAGACTTGACAGCTTATGGTCATAGTGACATAGTGcgagttattaataaatattgtccaaACCTCGTGAAACTTCGTTTGAGATTCACCTCTGATAACGATGAAATTGTAGTATATGATGCATTTTCCCGTCTATCTAAGCTTAAAGTATTAGCAgttatatttcaatatcatGAAAAACACCAGTCTAAGCTTCATTATTTAATCACTGCATTGTTACCCCTTGCTAATACATTGACTGATCTTACTCTGTTCAATTGGAAAGCTGATGACGTATCCTGCAGTACAAATAGTACACCTAATATACCCTGTCTATTTCCCGGGATCACCATTTGG ATGCTTCGTCGACTAAAGGCCCTGAAAAGATTTGAATTTACTGGTATAGAAATGTTCCCACAGTTAGAAGAATATCTGAGAGATAGTCACACACTAGAATGTTTTTACTATGATTGTTTCCTTCCTTAG
- the LOC122855733 gene encoding uncharacterized protein LOC122855733 isoform X3 yields the protein MYVPVFERPKIALVCQKWNRVLDYSWGNVKKLELTHWEYNEDANCLKKYPTPDGKLSFLKSLLNKCGRYLRQLDLTAYGHSDIVRVINKYCPNLVKLRLRFTSDNDEIVVYDAFSRLSKLKVLAVIFQYHEKHQSKLHYLITALLPLANTLTDLTLFNWKADDVSCSTNSTPNIPCLFPGITIWMLRRLKALKRFEFTGIEMFPQLEEYLRDSHTLECFYYDCFLP from the exons atgtatgtGCCAGTATTTGAAAGACCTAAAATTGCATTGG tatgtCAAAAATGGAATCGAGTCCTTGATTATTCTTGGGGTAATGTCAAAAAGCTTGAACTGACTCACTGGGAATATAATGAGGATGCAAATTGTTTGAAGAAATATCCAACACCCGATGGAAAATTGAGCTTTTTAAAATCACTACTTAATAAATGTGGTCGTTATTTAAGACAATTAGACTTGACAGCTTATGGTCATAGTGACATAGTGcgagttattaataaatattgtccaaACCTCGTGAAACTTCGTTTGAGATTCACCTCTGATAACGATGAAATTGTAGTATATGATGCATTTTCCCGTCTATCTAAGCTTAAAGTATTAGCAgttatatttcaatatcatGAAAAACACCAGTCTAAGCTTCATTATTTAATCACTGCATTGTTACCCCTTGCTAATACATTGACTGATCTTACTCTGTTCAATTGGAAAGCTGATGACGTATCCTGCAGTACAAATAGTACACCTAATATACCCTGTCTATTTCCCGGGATCACCATTTGG ATGCTTCGTCGACTAAAGGCCCTGAAAAGATTTGAATTTACTGGTATAGAAATGTTCCCACAGTTAGAAGAATATCTGAGAGATAGTCACACACTAGAATGTTTTTACTATGATTGTTTCCTTCCTTAG